A single window of Pontibacillus chungwhensis DNA harbors:
- a CDS encoding leucyl aminopeptidase produces the protein MFTIQPTTALFTETDSLVFGLYHENKQHQPVYGQLNEALGGALDQYIQDGDLSNDYKKISKVFTLNQTTAKRIYVVGLGKKKELTSQKLKKAFGRLFKQLQADGQSESTFVLNSFQTDQISELAAAEALSEAMVMGPYQFDNYKTNNEKPVTQMDRVTVLSDQEQSELQKSLEKGSALGHGANTARHLVQLPGNLLTATDLAEYASSLAEDFGFEKEILEKEDMERLGMGALLAVNQGSTEPPKMIVLKYQGKETWDDVVGLVGKGITFDTGGYSIKSKDGIVGMKGDMGGAAAVLGAMEIVGRLKPKQNVVAVIPSTDNMISGSAFKPDDVITSLSGKTIEVLNTDAEGRLALADGITYAKHHKADRIIDVATLTGGVVVALGDWMTGAMTNNDELYAKVDAASKETDELIWQLPYNEIYKKRVRSSELADVNNSPGRKGHAIMAGSFLAEFAESTPWVHLDIAGTSQAEAAYDLGPKGPTGVMARTLATYIMNL, from the coding sequence TTGTTTACAATACAACCAACTACTGCATTATTTACAGAAACAGATTCCCTTGTATTTGGGCTCTATCATGAAAACAAACAGCATCAACCTGTGTATGGACAGCTCAACGAAGCCCTTGGTGGAGCTTTAGATCAGTACATACAAGATGGGGATCTATCCAATGATTATAAGAAGATCTCTAAAGTGTTTACGTTGAATCAAACGACTGCAAAGCGTATTTACGTGGTGGGACTTGGGAAGAAGAAAGAACTAACTTCTCAAAAGCTGAAGAAAGCGTTTGGCCGTCTCTTCAAGCAATTGCAAGCGGATGGGCAATCAGAATCGACTTTTGTTTTAAATAGCTTCCAGACGGATCAAATTTCCGAGCTGGCTGCAGCAGAAGCTTTATCAGAAGCAATGGTTATGGGCCCATATCAATTTGATAATTATAAGACAAACAATGAGAAACCTGTGACTCAAATGGATCGCGTGACCGTTTTATCGGATCAGGAACAGTCTGAATTACAGAAGAGCCTTGAAAAGGGATCAGCTCTAGGGCACGGCGCGAATACAGCGCGGCACCTTGTTCAATTGCCTGGTAATTTATTAACGGCAACAGATCTAGCTGAATATGCTAGCTCCTTAGCTGAAGATTTTGGTTTTGAAAAAGAAATCTTAGAGAAAGAAGATATGGAACGTCTCGGGATGGGAGCGCTTTTAGCTGTCAATCAAGGCTCAACCGAACCTCCTAAAATGATCGTTCTAAAGTATCAAGGTAAAGAAACCTGGGACGATGTTGTAGGACTTGTCGGAAAAGGGATTACATTTGATACAGGTGGATATTCCATTAAGTCAAAAGATGGCATTGTAGGTATGAAAGGAGATATGGGTGGTGCTGCCGCCGTGTTAGGGGCTATGGAAATTGTCGGTCGCTTGAAGCCTAAACAAAATGTTGTAGCAGTCATTCCTTCTACTGACAATATGATTAGTGGAAGTGCCTTTAAACCTGACGATGTGATTACTTCCTTAAGTGGAAAAACCATCGAAGTACTAAACACGGACGCAGAAGGCCGTTTAGCTCTGGCGGACGGAATCACCTATGCCAAACATCATAAAGCGGATCGAATTATTGATGTAGCCACTCTGACTGGTGGCGTTGTCGTTGCATTAGGGGATTGGATGACAGGCGCTATGACGAATAACGATGAGTTATATGCTAAAGTGGATGCTGCTTCAAAAGAAACGGATGAACTGATCTGGCAGCTTCCTTATAACGAAATCTACAAAAAGCGCGTTCGCTCAAGTGAACTAGCAGATGTAAACAATTCACCAGGGCGTAAAGGACATGCCATTATGGCTGGTTCCTTCCTTGCAGAGTTTGCAGAATCTACTCCTTGGGTTCATTTGGATATTGCAGGTACTTCCCAGGCTGAAGCAGCATATGACCTTGGTCCAAAAGGTCCAACAGGAGTTATGGCTCGTACGCTAGCTACTTATATTATGAATTTATAA
- a CDS encoding divergent PAP2 family protein — MEIFSNFPLWASLFAIVFAQLVKIPIQFIAMREFNPGLAFATGGMPSSHSAAVTALATGIGIQEGLGSNIFALSCVFAIIVMFDSTGVRRQAGEQAIMLNQLLKDFSHFVEEARLWNSKAEYQKREELKELLGHQPIEVFFGGVTGVLLTIVLHTLLF; from the coding sequence ATGGAGATCTTCAGCAACTTTCCTCTATGGGCATCGCTATTTGCGATTGTCTTCGCCCAACTCGTAAAAATTCCAATACAATTCATCGCAATGAGAGAGTTTAATCCAGGTCTCGCTTTTGCAACAGGAGGAATGCCAAGCAGTCACTCAGCTGCTGTTACCGCCCTCGCTACTGGTATCGGTATCCAAGAAGGTCTTGGTTCAAATATCTTTGCCCTGTCTTGCGTATTCGCTATTATCGTGATGTTTGACTCAACTGGCGTCAGACGCCAAGCTGGTGAGCAGGCCATTATGCTGAACCAACTGTTAAAGGATTTTTCCCATTTCGTTGAAGAAGCGCGTCTTTGGAACTCAAAGGCAGAATACCAAAAGCGTGAAGAATTAAAAGAACTGCTCGGACACCAGCCTATTGAAGTCTTTTTCGGCGGAGTAACAGGTGTATTGTTGACCATTGTTCTACATACATTATTGTTCTAA
- a CDS encoding 3D domain-containing protein → MKKTMKRMLMVVLFLGALSTTFTSITNVSAKEISGWIQQQTNSLFHYQSDSSEESFRSIRLAKKGMNHFAAKTRYISSQQVEGPSTIEEAMDLSQYPRETVLATGYTAGVESTGKDASHPMYGITYSGVKVKRDLYSTIAADLSVYPLGTILYIPDYGFGVVADKGSAITGNKIDLYYETVEDVYEEWGKKHVEVYVVKRGEGKLSEETLSTLNNNEALQVFRQDYKG, encoded by the coding sequence ATGAAAAAAACAATGAAACGTATGTTGATGGTAGTTTTATTTCTGGGTGCGTTAAGCACGACCTTTACGTCCATTACGAATGTTTCGGCGAAAGAGATTTCAGGCTGGATCCAGCAACAAACGAACTCGTTATTCCATTATCAATCGGATTCAAGTGAAGAAAGTTTTCGTTCTATTCGTTTAGCGAAAAAAGGAATGAACCATTTTGCTGCCAAGACTAGGTACATTTCAAGCCAGCAAGTAGAAGGACCGTCTACTATAGAAGAGGCCATGGACCTTTCTCAGTATCCAAGAGAAACGGTGTTGGCTACAGGATACACAGCTGGGGTTGAATCAACTGGTAAAGATGCATCCCACCCTATGTACGGAATTACTTATTCTGGCGTAAAAGTAAAGCGTGACCTTTATTCCACCATTGCTGCTGACCTATCTGTATATCCTCTTGGGACCATCCTTTATATCCCAGATTACGGATTTGGTGTTGTAGCTGATAAAGGATCAGCCATCACAGGAAACAAAATTGACTTATATTATGAAACGGTAGAAGACGTGTATGAAGAGTGGGGTAAAAAACACGTTGAAGTATATGTCGTTAAACGCGGTGAAGGTAAATTGAGTGAGGAAACACTATCGACACTCAATAATAATGAGGCCCTACAAGTATTTAGACAAGATTATAAAGGGTAA
- a CDS encoding YuiB family protein, translated as MFIFQAIVSVLLFFVLFFGISFLVNMLLRKTWLIAFLYPIIIIFIVDNISTFDYFTAFSDSLETAMTHLVNLQVIDVVILSSGLAGAICSGIVIRMLRVRGYQMF; from the coding sequence GTGTTTATTTTTCAGGCTATTGTTTCTGTGTTACTATTTTTTGTCTTGTTCTTTGGGATTTCATTTCTCGTTAATATGTTGTTGCGAAAGACATGGCTGATTGCCTTTTTATATCCGATTATTATAATCTTTATTGTTGATAACATATCGACATTTGATTATTTCACAGCCTTTAGTGATTCCCTAGAAACAGCAATGACCCATTTGGTAAATCTCCAAGTGATTGATGTAGTCATCTTGTCTTCAGGGCTAGCTGGTGCTATTTGCTCAGGGATCGTTATTCGCATGCTTCGAGTTAGAGGGTATCAAATGTTCTAA
- a CDS encoding NAD(P)/FAD-dependent oxidoreductase — protein sequence MNRPNIVVLGAGYGGMITTAKLQKMLGSNEANITLVNKHNYHYQTTWLHENAAGTLHHDRTRIKISDVINFNRVNFVQDTVVGLDPSSKKIQLENGELTYDYLVVGLGFEAATFGIQGLKEHAFTISNINAARLIREHIEYNFARYNNEKEERQDLLNIVVGGAGFTGIEFVGEIANKVPELCKEYDIPREKVRIINVEAAPTVLPGFDEELVEYAMNLLEGKGVEFKVGTMIKEVEEHKILVEKDEQQEEIPTNTVVWAAGVRGNSLVEEAGFETNRGRVPVRDDLRPNGYDDVFIVGDCALIMNPENDRPYPPTAQIAIQEAETTARNVKKIVNGEDNLESFKPDLKGTVASLGEGQAIGVVFGDKKLFGWTASVMKKIIDNRYLLKLGGIGLLLKKGKFNIFTK from the coding sequence ATGAACAGACCAAACATTGTTGTACTTGGTGCTGGGTATGGCGGAATGATCACTACTGCTAAACTGCAAAAGATGTTGGGCTCAAATGAGGCGAACATTACGTTAGTGAACAAACATAATTACCATTATCAAACGACTTGGCTTCACGAAAACGCGGCTGGTACGCTTCACCACGATCGTACTCGCATCAAGATCAGTGACGTCATTAACTTTAACCGTGTGAATTTCGTACAAGATACGGTAGTAGGTCTTGATCCTTCAAGCAAGAAGATTCAACTTGAGAACGGTGAATTAACGTATGACTATCTTGTGGTAGGACTTGGATTTGAAGCTGCAACATTTGGAATTCAAGGCTTGAAAGAGCACGCATTCACAATCAGTAACATCAACGCAGCTCGTCTAATTCGCGAGCACATCGAGTACAACTTTGCTCGTTATAACAATGAAAAAGAAGAACGTCAAGATCTTCTAAACATTGTTGTAGGTGGTGCTGGTTTCACAGGTATCGAATTTGTGGGTGAAATTGCAAATAAAGTACCTGAACTATGTAAAGAATACGATATCCCTCGTGAGAAAGTTCGTATTATTAACGTAGAGGCTGCTCCAACTGTTCTTCCAGGTTTCGATGAAGAGCTTGTAGAGTACGCTATGAACCTTCTTGAAGGTAAAGGTGTTGAATTTAAAGTAGGCACAATGATTAAAGAGGTAGAAGAACACAAAATTCTTGTTGAGAAAGATGAGCAGCAAGAAGAGATCCCAACGAATACAGTCGTTTGGGCAGCTGGTGTTCGCGGTAACTCTCTAGTTGAAGAAGCTGGATTTGAAACAAACCGTGGCCGTGTACCAGTTCGTGACGATCTTCGTCCTAATGGATACGACGATGTCTTCATCGTAGGGGATTGTGCTTTAATCATGAACCCTGAAAATGACCGTCCATATCCTCCGACAGCTCAAATTGCGATCCAAGAAGCAGAGACAACAGCACGCAACGTTAAGAAGATTGTGAACGGAGAAGACAATCTAGAAAGTTTCAAACCAGACCTAAAAGGTACTGTTGCTTCCCTTGGTGAAGGTCAGGCAATCGGTGTTGTATTTGGTGACAAGAAGCTATTCGGTTGGACAGCTTCTGTTATGAAGAAGATTATCGATAACCGCTACCTTCTTAAATTAGGTGGAATTGGATTACTTCTTAAAAAAGGTAAATTTAATATCTTCACGAAATAA
- a CDS encoding NAD(P)/FAD-dependent oxidoreductase, with translation MSEKVYDITIIGGGPVGLFTAFYGGMRQASVKIIESLPQLGGQLSALYPEKYIYDVAGFPKVRAQELVDNLIEQANQFDPSIALNEAVQEVEKLEDETFKLTTNKGVHYTKTIIITAGNGAFSPRRLKIDNCEQFEESNLFYHVDNMERFAGQNVMVCGGGDSAVDWALMLEPIAKQVTLVHRRDKFRAHEHTVEQLHNSSVNIMTPYNPEELVGSGGSIDQVVLKESKGEGTETLDIDSLIVNYGFISSLGPIKDWSLDIEKNNIVVNSRMETNIKGIYAAGDICTYPGKVKLIASGFGEGPTAVNNAKAYMDPKAKVQPMHSTSLFGS, from the coding sequence GTGTCAGAAAAAGTGTATGACATTACCATTATTGGTGGTGGCCCAGTTGGTCTCTTCACCGCTTTCTATGGTGGGATGAGACAAGCTAGTGTAAAAATTATCGAAAGTCTTCCTCAACTTGGTGGACAACTCTCCGCTCTTTACCCTGAAAAGTATATCTACGATGTTGCCGGCTTCCCAAAAGTACGTGCGCAGGAACTTGTGGACAACTTAATTGAACAGGCGAACCAATTTGATCCATCAATTGCGCTTAATGAAGCGGTACAAGAAGTTGAGAAACTAGAGGATGAAACCTTTAAACTCACCACAAATAAAGGCGTACACTACACAAAAACCATCATTATAACAGCCGGAAACGGCGCCTTCTCTCCACGTCGTTTAAAAATCGATAACTGTGAGCAATTCGAAGAATCGAACTTGTTCTATCATGTCGATAACATGGAACGTTTTGCAGGTCAGAATGTAATGGTCTGTGGTGGCGGGGATTCCGCTGTCGATTGGGCGCTTATGCTTGAGCCTATTGCTAAGCAAGTCACACTTGTTCACCGAAGAGATAAATTCCGTGCCCACGAGCATACTGTAGAACAACTTCATAATTCTAGTGTGAACATTATGACTCCATATAATCCAGAAGAATTAGTTGGTTCTGGTGGATCAATTGATCAGGTCGTACTGAAAGAATCTAAAGGTGAAGGTACAGAAACCCTTGATATCGATTCCTTGATTGTGAACTACGGCTTCATTTCTTCCCTTGGCCCTATTAAGGATTGGAGTTTAGACATCGAGAAGAACAACATTGTCGTTAACTCTCGAATGGAAACAAACATCAAAGGCATTTACGCAGCTGGTGATATTTGTACATATCCAGGTAAAGTAAAACTTATTGCTTCCGGATTTGGTGAAGGTCCTACAGCTGTCAACAATGCAAAAGCATATATGGATCCAAAAGCAAAAGTGCAACCAATGCACTCTACAAGCTTATTCGGTTCTTAA
- a CDS encoding HesB/IscA family protein, translated as MTINITDNASQQIQEMMKDEETENVRLRFGVKGGGCSGLSYAMGFESEINEELDTTFDVNDIPLVINKQDLAIVEGTTIDFKQNMMGGGFTIDNPNAIANCGCGSSFRTATNAGAPNKDC; from the coding sequence ATGACAATTAACATTACGGATAATGCTAGCCAGCAGATTCAGGAAATGATGAAAGACGAAGAGACTGAAAATGTTCGCCTACGTTTCGGAGTCAAAGGCGGCGGTTGTAGTGGACTATCTTATGCCATGGGTTTTGAGAGTGAAATTAACGAAGAACTTGATACTACATTTGACGTAAACGACATTCCCTTAGTCATAAATAAGCAAGATTTAGCTATTGTGGAAGGAACCACAATCGATTTCAAACAGAACATGATGGGAGGCGGGTTTACCATTGATAACCCGAACGCGATCGCAAACTGCGGTTGTGGCTCTTCCTTCCGTACTGCAACAAACGCTGGTGCACCAAACAAAGATTGCTAA
- a CDS encoding DUF2225 domain-containing protein — protein MSESMHPLYDKHVQCPFCTHSFQTKKVRSRFTRPIHTDTDFCTMYKDEQNSPLLYVPIVCQQCGYTFTDQFSNLMSDQSREEISNRIAKRWTPQNYCKERTEVEALNAYKLAIYTAQLKKEKAIVLAGLYLRVVWLYRKRKEPQEEARFMRLALKMYKRAYEEDDLTYTDMNALRVLYLIGELNRRLGLNEEAIRYFSLVVQKKQLASDPKIITMARDAWFQIREDQKSSSLNLSTTGN, from the coding sequence ATGAGCGAATCGATGCATCCTTTATACGACAAACACGTTCAATGTCCATTCTGTACTCATTCATTCCAAACCAAAAAGGTCCGGTCTCGATTCACTCGCCCTATTCATACAGATACAGACTTTTGTACTATGTACAAAGACGAACAGAATAGCCCTCTCCTTTACGTCCCCATTGTATGTCAGCAATGTGGGTACACGTTCACAGATCAGTTCTCCAACCTAATGTCTGATCAATCCCGAGAAGAGATATCCAATCGCATTGCCAAACGTTGGACTCCTCAAAACTATTGCAAGGAACGAACCGAAGTAGAAGCCCTCAACGCATATAAGTTAGCGATCTACACAGCCCAATTAAAGAAAGAGAAAGCTATTGTTTTGGCAGGATTATACCTAAGAGTCGTTTGGTTGTATCGAAAAAGGAAGGAACCTCAGGAAGAGGCCAGATTCATGAGACTCGCTTTGAAGATGTATAAAAGGGCTTATGAAGAGGATGATCTAACTTATACCGATATGAACGCCCTTCGTGTGCTTTATCTTATTGGAGAATTAAACCGACGTTTGGGGCTTAATGAAGAAGCTATTCGATATTTTTCTCTAGTGGTTCAGAAGAAGCAATTAGCATCTGACCCTAAAATTATTACGATGGCCAGAGACGCATGGTTTCAAATTAGAGAAGATCAAAAAAGTTCCTCTTTAAACCTTTCCACAACCGGAAATTAA
- the lipA gene encoding lipoyl synthase yields MAKKEEHVRKPEWLKINIKTNKSYNRLKKIMRERGLHTVCEEARCPNIHECWSERKTATFMILGDTCTRGCRFCAVKTGLPNELDMQEPEKVAESVELMDLKHAVVTAVARDDLKDGGAYVFAETVKAIHRRQPGCTVEVLPSDMAGDYESLRMLMDAGPDIFNHNIETVRRLTPRVRSKATYDRSLELLQRVKEVAPNTPTKSSIMVGLGETKEEIMQAMDDLLAHDVDIMTIGQYLQPTKKHLKVERYYHPDEFEELRQIAMEKGFQHCQAGPLVRSSYHADEQVNETSLQRRIKYMKGYEETSNDKLDTLNF; encoded by the coding sequence ATGGCGAAAAAAGAAGAACACGTACGCAAGCCCGAATGGCTGAAGATTAACATCAAGACTAATAAATCTTACAATCGCTTGAAGAAAATTATGCGTGAACGCGGCCTACATACAGTTTGTGAAGAGGCAAGATGTCCAAACATACACGAGTGCTGGAGTGAACGTAAAACAGCTACCTTTATGATTCTTGGTGATACATGTACGCGTGGTTGCCGTTTCTGTGCCGTTAAAACAGGTCTACCAAACGAGTTGGATATGCAAGAGCCAGAAAAAGTGGCGGAGTCCGTAGAGCTTATGGATCTTAAGCACGCGGTTGTAACAGCTGTAGCACGCGATGACTTAAAAGATGGTGGAGCTTATGTATTCGCCGAAACAGTTAAAGCCATCCACCGCCGCCAGCCTGGTTGTACCGTTGAGGTTCTTCCGTCCGATATGGCTGGGGACTATGAGAGCCTCCGTATGCTAATGGATGCTGGACCAGACATCTTCAACCACAATATTGAAACGGTTCGTCGTCTAACGCCAAGAGTTCGTTCAAAAGCAACGTATGATCGTTCTCTTGAACTGCTACAACGCGTAAAAGAAGTAGCTCCAAACACACCAACGAAGTCTAGTATCATGGTTGGTCTTGGGGAGACAAAAGAAGAAATCATGCAGGCAATGGATGATCTACTTGCTCATGACGTCGATATTATGACGATCGGGCAGTACCTTCAACCTACGAAGAAACACTTGAAAGTAGAAAGATATTACCATCCAGATGAATTTGAAGAGCTTCGCCAAATTGCTATGGAGAAAGGCTTCCAACACTGCCAAGCTGGACCGTTGGTTCGTTCCTCTTACCATGCTGATGAGCAAGTTAACGAAACATCTCTTCAACGCCGCATTAAGTACATGAAGGGTTATGAAGAAACTTCAAACGATAAATTAGATACACTTAACTTCTAA
- a CDS encoding lipoate--protein ligase family protein, with product MTEKWYYVDSGYASPAYNMALDEALLKWHSQGEIPPVIRFYGWEPAAVSVGYFQKIDGKIDVDSVKEHGFEIVRRPTGGRAVLHDNELTYSVIVSENHTSMPPTVTEAYRVISEGLLQGFRNLGVDAEFSIPEGKLKQTGSAVCFDEPSWYELIVGGRKVAGSAQTRQKGVILQHGSLPIAMDDVTLFDMFIYPNERVKERARKAFGGKAVAINEVAEREVPIEEVKSAFKAGFEQGLDVELVPYELSEEQKQVVDELVRTRYGTDEWTYYR from the coding sequence ATGACAGAGAAATGGTATTATGTAGATTCGGGTTATGCCTCCCCTGCTTATAACATGGCGCTTGATGAAGCGTTGTTAAAATGGCATAGTCAGGGTGAGATTCCCCCAGTTATTCGTTTTTATGGTTGGGAACCTGCTGCTGTTTCAGTCGGTTATTTTCAAAAGATAGATGGAAAGATTGACGTTGATTCTGTTAAGGAACATGGGTTTGAAATTGTGCGCCGTCCAACAGGCGGAAGAGCGGTCCTTCATGATAATGAGCTGACATATAGTGTGATTGTTTCAGAAAACCATACTTCCATGCCTCCAACGGTAACAGAAGCGTATCGGGTTATTTCTGAAGGTTTATTGCAAGGATTCAGAAATTTGGGAGTAGACGCGGAATTCTCAATACCAGAAGGGAAGCTAAAACAAACAGGTTCCGCAGTTTGCTTTGACGAACCTTCTTGGTATGAACTGATTGTCGGAGGACGAAAAGTTGCAGGAAGTGCCCAAACGAGACAAAAAGGCGTTATTCTCCAACATGGCTCCTTACCAATTGCAATGGATGATGTAACATTGTTTGATATGTTTATCTATCCAAATGAGCGTGTGAAAGAAAGAGCTCGTAAAGCATTTGGGGGTAAAGCAGTTGCAATCAACGAGGTTGCGGAGCGAGAAGTGCCGATAGAAGAAGTGAAATCGGCTTTTAAAGCTGGCTTTGAACAAGGTCTCGATGTAGAATTAGTACCATACGAACTATCGGAAGAACAAAAACAAGTAGTAGATGAGCTTGTACGCACTCGGTATGGGACGGATGAATGGACGTATTATCGTTAA
- a CDS encoding YuzB family protein, with the protein MVACIFEEGIHHTSKAEVDLVNPIIEFCINNLASGSQKALEELEKDLELDVIEYGCLSHCGLCSQSLFALVNGDRVTGETPEELVENVYKHIEENPLF; encoded by the coding sequence ATGGTAGCATGTATCTTTGAAGAGGGGATTCACCATACTAGTAAAGCAGAGGTGGATCTTGTGAACCCAATAATTGAATTTTGTATAAATAATTTAGCGAGCGGATCTCAAAAAGCTCTAGAGGAGCTTGAAAAAGATCTTGAGCTTGATGTGATAGAATATGGATGTCTAAGCCATTGTGGCTTGTGTTCCCAAAGTTTATTTGCACTCGTCAACGGAGATCGAGTGACAGGTGAAACGCCAGAAGAGTTAGTTGAAAATGTGTATAAACACATCGAAGAGAATCCCCTGTTCTAA
- a CDS encoding YuzD family protein, which translates to MGQIEITVYGAEERCASCVNAPGSKETFEWLQAAIGRKYPGEHFQFQYVDISTPAVEEEHADYIKRIEDEEFFYPLIVMDGKVIGEGDPRLKTVFSAIEEKGVQTNG; encoded by the coding sequence ATGGGGCAAATCGAAATAACGGTCTATGGAGCGGAAGAGCGCTGTGCGAGTTGTGTAAATGCTCCGGGTTCTAAGGAAACATTTGAATGGTTGCAAGCAGCAATTGGGCGCAAGTATCCTGGTGAGCACTTTCAATTTCAATATGTGGATATTTCAACTCCAGCGGTTGAAGAGGAGCATGCGGATTATATAAAGCGAATTGAGGATGAAGAATTTTTTTATCCGCTAATCGTTATGGACGGTAAAGTCATAGGAGAAGGAGACCCTCGTTTAAAAACCGTTTTTTCTGCCATTGAAGAAAAGGGAGTTCAAACGAATGGGTAA
- a CDS encoding NifU family protein: MENEVQEVLNKLRPFLLRDGGDVELVDVDEGIVRLRLMGACGSCPSSTITLKAGIERALVEEVPGIHEVEQVF; the protein is encoded by the coding sequence ATGGAAAATGAAGTACAAGAAGTATTGAATAAACTTCGTCCCTTCTTACTACGTGATGGTGGAGACGTTGAATTAGTAGATGTAGATGAGGGAATTGTTCGCCTTCGTCTTATGGGTGCATGCGGAAGCTGCCCAAGTTCAACAATCACCCTAAAAGCCGGGATTGAACGTGCACTCGTAGAAGAGGTACCTGGAATTCACGAAGTAGAACAAGTCTTTTAA
- a CDS encoding dicarboxylate/amino acid:cation symporter translates to MSLTKKILLGMGLGVLVGLLLNSLDPSIYDNTQKYLLYPVGQLFVSLIKMLVVPIVVVSLILGTSGISDPKKLGRIGIKTVLFFLVTTAIALTLALGLGSFFQPGAGGSAMQGGDFEASEAPPVVDTLINIIPSNPLDAMVKGDMLQVIAFSIFIGIGLSRIGTRGKDLYRLVEQANEVLMYLVQLVMKFAPYGAFALIADAIGSQGSDSLLKMVKYLAVVLLALLIHLVVTYGSAIALLGKMNPIQFFKNFSPAMVVAFSTSSSSGTLPVSMKTVQNKLNVPKPISSFVQPLGATINMDGTAIMQGVATMFIAQMYGVDLAFSDLVTVVLTATLASIGTAGAPGVGLIMLSMVLTSVGLPVEAISLVLAVDRLIDMCRTAVNVTGDATAAVIIARSEAGREDEIPVVQEQQQA, encoded by the coding sequence ATGTCATTAACGAAAAAAATCTTACTTGGAATGGGACTAGGTGTATTAGTAGGATTACTGCTAAACAGCTTAGACCCTTCCATTTATGATAACACTCAAAAATACCTACTTTATCCAGTAGGTCAACTATTTGTAAGCCTGATTAAGATGCTTGTTGTACCGATTGTCGTTGTTTCATTAATTCTTGGGACTTCAGGAATTAGTGATCCGAAAAAGTTAGGGAGAATCGGAATCAAAACGGTTTTATTCTTCCTTGTCACTACAGCGATTGCCCTCACCTTAGCCTTAGGGTTGGGCTCGTTCTTTCAACCAGGTGCTGGTGGGTCAGCGATGCAAGGTGGGGACTTTGAAGCAAGTGAAGCTCCGCCAGTTGTAGATACGCTCATTAATATCATCCCTTCGAACCCACTTGACGCTATGGTGAAAGGGGACATGCTTCAGGTTATAGCCTTTTCAATCTTTATTGGTATTGGATTATCACGAATCGGAACTCGAGGCAAAGACTTATATAGATTAGTGGAGCAAGCGAATGAAGTCTTAATGTATCTTGTTCAACTCGTTATGAAGTTTGCTCCTTATGGTGCATTTGCTTTAATTGCTGATGCAATTGGTTCACAAGGCAGTGACTCGTTATTGAAGATGGTGAAATATCTGGCCGTAGTCTTACTAGCCCTACTGATTCACCTTGTAGTCACATATGGATCTGCTATTGCGTTACTAGGTAAGATGAATCCAATTCAATTCTTCAAGAACTTCTCGCCAGCAATGGTGGTTGCTTTTAGTACATCAAGTAGTTCAGGTACATTACCAGTATCTATGAAAACTGTTCAAAATAAGCTGAATGTGCCAAAACCGATAAGCAGTTTCGTCCAGCCGCTTGGGGCAACGATTAACATGGACGGTACAGCCATTATGCAAGGTGTAGCAACTATGTTCATCGCTCAGATGTATGGTGTTGACCTTGCCTTTAGTGATCTGGTAACAGTTGTTCTGACAGCAACGCTTGCAAGTATCGGAACAGCAGGTGCCCCAGGAGTTGGTTTAATCATGCTTTCCATGGTTCTAACTTCAGTTGGCCTCCCTGTAGAAGCGATCTCACTTGTTCTTGCAGTTGACCGTCTGATCGATATGTGTCGTACAGCCGTAAACGTAACAGGCGATGCAACAGCAGCGGTCATTATCGCACGCTCCGAAGCAGGCCGCGAAGACGAAATTCCAGTAGTACAAGAGCAACAACAGGCATAA